The proteins below come from a single Mytilus edulis chromosome 5, xbMytEdul2.2, whole genome shotgun sequence genomic window:
- the LOC139525288 gene encoding IgGFc-binding protein-like — protein sequence MIDVRKLLAVICILSLSFGQGPPDNIGREFVVSFMENDEYGNVFPLELYVTTSEKHPVHVTITSPKWTKPSVSESVTVTPGQVVRVNISDEFRMKGSLKSSKALLVKSDGDIAVYGGNKEDYSNDVFCGIPTDALGNEYYAMCYGPAYRKTELGVAATQDNTVVKVTLPKAPNMTVTYNSTTYHGGDMITINLNKYENFQLQSIGDLTGAHIEATHPVSAYSGNIKTNIGTGKFQDHLVEQLTPVDTWGKKFVTAPIPKRTVGDYFRVVASEDNTVVNIAGMPSFTLAKAGEWKQIQLPSKSYKSINASKPVLMAQFVLSQLDKYEPADPSMMIIPPYELFNSGYTFATPEYSHPEFFKYENQVLLVIESSKKDGLLLDGKPLPKGTKWNPIEGTTLVGTYVDIPKGSHSVVHKDSYTIFGSYLYGHAYHESYAFPTGMRLAKINAPCKPTTSVDGDGLDNDCDGKIDEELCTTDNKKQGKCLRCVNKSS from the exons ATGATAGATGTTCGGAAGCTGTTAGCAGTTATCTGTATATTAAGTTTGTCTTTCGGGCAAG GTCCTCCTGATAATATAGGAAGAGAGTTTGTCGTGTCTTTTATGGAGAATGATGAATACGGCAATGTTTTTCCGCTGGAATTGTATGTAACTACGTCAGAGAAGCATCCTGTCCATGTAACAATTACATCACCAAAATGGACGAAACCTTCAGTATCAGAATCCGTCACTGTCACACCTGGACAGGTAGTCAGGGTCAATATAAGTGACGAGTTCCGTATGAAGGGGAGTTTGAAATCCTCTAAAGCACTCCTTGTTAAGTCGGATGGTGACATTGCTGTTTACGGAGGAAACAAGGAGGACTATTCTAATGATGTGTTCTGTGGTATTCCTACAGATGCATTAGGGAACGAGTACTATGCTATGTGCTACGGACCAGCGTACCGTAAAACTGAACTTGGAGTAGCAGCCACACAGGACAACACTGTAGTTAAAGTAACGCTTCCAAAGGCTCCTAACATGACTGTCACATACAATTCAACGACTTACCATGGAGGAGATATGATAACTATAAACTTAAACAAATACGAAAACTTCCAACTACAAAGTATCGGTGATTTAACGGGTGCACATATTGAAGCCACACATCCTGTTTCGGCATATAGTGGTAATATCAAAACAAACATTGGTACGGGGAAATTTCAAGACCATCTGGTAGAACAGCTTACGCCTGTTGATACTTGGGGAAAAAAATTCGTAACAGCTCCAATTCCAAAAAGAACCGTCGGGGACTACTTCCGTGTTGTAGCGAGTGAAGACAACACTGTAGTCAATATCGCTGGCATGCCATCCTTCACCCTTGCAAAAGCAGGTGAATGGAAGCAAATTCAACTTCCGTCTAAGTCGTACAAGTCAATTAATGCATCAAAGCCTGTACTGATGGCACAGTTTGTTTTAAGTCAACTGGACAAGTATGAGCCGGCTGATCCGTCTATGATGATTATCCCACCTTATGAATTGTTTAATTCCGGATATACTTTTGCTACACCAGAATACTcacatcccgaatttttcaagtATGAAAATCAAGTTTTGCTGGTAATCGAATCTTCTAAGAAAGATGGACTACTACTAGACGGAAAACCTTTACCAAAGGGAACAAAATGGAACCCAATTGAAGGAACAACTTTAGTCGGAACGTATGTCGATATTCCAAAAGGATCACATTCAGTGGTACATAAAGATTCCTACACAATATTTGGAAGCTACCTCTATGGTCATGCCTACCATGAATCCTATGCTTTTCCAACAGGAATGAGATTAGCAAAGATAAACGCG CCATGTAAACCTACGACATCAGTTGATGGTGATGGTTTAGACAATGACTGCGATGGTAAAATAGATGAAGAATTGTGCACAACCGATAACAAGAAACAAGGCAAGTGTCTTCGTTGTGTAAA